One region of Miscanthus floridulus cultivar M001 chromosome 19, ASM1932011v1, whole genome shotgun sequence genomic DNA includes:
- the LOC136528227 gene encoding protein HIGH CHLOROPHYLL FLUORESCENCE PHENOTYPE 173, chloroplastic-like, whose product MAAIVAARASAPGGAAVSTIAAFHSHASSSHALPLASSSIGGARWYYHASACCFATKPTAPTAAELVDQDPATATQEAAQPRRKRRSRKAKKSATAAKEEDGTGDETAAAAAEDEAKRKKKEAPSAEESARALVAGLDDVIVNPVGLGRRSRQVFDEVWRKFSRLGQISSASSIALAEEEQAVLIRGGPMCEFTVPGAQDTTVLVVGATSRIGRIVVRKLMLRGYNVKALVRRNDPEVIDMLPRSVDIVVGDVGDPATVKAAVSGCSKIIYCATARSTITGDLNRVDNQGVRNASKAFQDYYNELAQLRAGKSSKSKLLIAKFKSAKSLKGWEVRQGSYFPNAFVSRFDEGIDASLDFSEDQQAVFSGFVFTRGGYVEISKRLSLPLGSTLDRYDGLLFSVGGNGRSYVVILETGPLADTTQSKKYFARMTTKVGFCRVRVPFSSFRPVNPQDPPLDPFLVHTLTIRFEPKRQRPGDGSQNASDPRNFELKLEYIKALPTGQETDFILVSCSGSGIESNRREQVLKAKKAGEDALRRSGLGYTIVRPGPLQEEPGGQRALIFDQGNRISQGISCADVADICVKALHDSTARNKSFDVCYEYVADQGNELYELVAHLPDKANNYLTPALSVLEKNT is encoded by the exons ATGGCGGCCATCGTGGCGGCGCGGGCGTCTGCCCCCGGCGGCGCTGCCGTGAGCACTATCGCCGCGTTCCACAGCCACGCGTCCTCTTCCCACGCGCTCCCGCTCGCCTCCTCCTCCATCGGCGGCGCCAGGTGGTACTACCACGCCTCCGCGTGCTGCTTCGCCACCAAGCCCACCGCGCCGACCGCCGCCGAGCTCGTCGACCAGGACCCCGCCACGGCCACGCAGGAGGCCGCCCAGCCGCGCCGGAAACGCCGGTCTCGGAAGGCGAAGAagtccgccaccgccgccaaggaggaggacgggaCGGGTGacgagacggcggcggcggcggcggaggacgaggcgaaaaggaagaagaaggaggcgccCAGCGCCGAGGAGAGCGCCCGGGCATTGGTGGCCGGCCTCGACGACGTGATCGTCAACCCCGTCGGCCTGGGCCGGCGGTCGCGGCAGGTGTTCGACGAGGTGTGGCGCAAGTTCTCGCGGCTGGGCCAGATTTCGAGCGCCTCCTCCATCGCGCtggcggaggaggagcaggccgtgCTTATCCGCGGAGGACCCATGTGTGAGTTCACCGTGCCTGGGGCGCAGGACACCACCGTCCTCGTCGTCGGCGCCACCAGCCGCATCGGCCGCATCGTCGTGCGCAAACTCATGCTCCGCGGATACAATGTCAAG GCTTTAGTAAGAAGAAACGACCCTGAAGTGATAGATATGCTCCCAAGGTCAGTGGACATTGTTGTTGGCGATGTTGGTGATCCTGCAACTGTCAAAGCAGCAGTATCAGGCTGCAGCAAGATAATCTATTGTGCAACTGCACGCTCAACTATTACAGGAGACCTAAATAGGGTCGATAACCAAGGAGTAAGGAATGCTAGCAAGGCTTTCCAG GATTACTACAACGAATTGGCCCAGCTCAGGGCTGGTAAAAGCAGCAAGAGCAAACTCCTGATAGCAAAATTCAAGTCTGCAAAGTCCTTGAAGGGTTGGGAGGTGCGGCAGGGTTCTTACTTCCCAAATGCTTTTGTTTCTAGATTTGATGAAGGTATCGATGCATCACTGGATTTTTCAGAAGATCAGCAGGCTGTTTTCTCAG GATTTGTattcacaagaggtggatatgtTGAGATATCAAAAAGGCTTTCTCTTCCTCTAGGTTCCACCCTAGACAG GTACGATGGTTTACTTTTTTCAGTGGGAGGAAATGGAAGATCATACGTTGTTATTCTTGAAACTGGTCCATTGGCAGACACGACCCAGAGCAAGAAGTATTTTGCTCGGATGACTACAAAAGTAGGCTTTTGTAGG GTAAGAGTGCCATTTTCATCTTTTCGGCCAGTAAACCCACAAGATCCTCCCCTCGACCCTTTTCTTGTGCATACACTAACCATTAGGTTTGAACCAAAAAGGCAG AGACCTGGTGATGGATCTCAAAATGCTAGTGATCCTCGAAACTTTGAGCTGAAACTGGAATACATCAAAGCTTTACCT acTGGTCAAGAAACAGACTTCATATTGGTGTCATGTTCAGGTTCTGGAATTGAATCTAACAGAAGAGAACAAGTTCTCAAAGCCAAGAAG GCTGGAGAAGATGCACTGCGAAGGTCAGGCCTTGGATATACAATCGTGCGCCCGGGTCCTTTGCAG GAAGAACCTGGTGGCCAGCGTGCACTGATCTTTGATCAAGGGAACAGAATCTCTCAG GGTATCAGTTGTGCTGACGTGGCAGATATTTGTGTCAAAGCATTGCATGATTCCACTGCAAGAAACAAAAGTTTTGAT GTATGCTATGAGTACGTCGCTGACCAAGGGAACGAGCTGTATGAGCTT GTGGCTCATCTACCTGACAAGGCTAACAACTATCTTACACCAGCACTCTCTGTTCTAGAGAAGAATACCTGA